One window of the Pyrus communis chromosome 17, drPyrComm1.1, whole genome shotgun sequence genome contains the following:
- the LOC137721972 gene encoding uncharacterized mitochondrial protein AtMg00810-like, whose product MDSLSKTLPTGPPPPTGPPDHTLLTTPTADLTDLPYPSRAIAPSPNPSPSPLTRTFTTSVTYTYHPSSAPRRSLHPAVCLFGGLSTRGNFLVLLVYVDDVILARNNLEDIGNTKLFLANQFKLKDLGQLKYFLGIEVARSQHGISLLQRKYALEILDDAGFLGVKPSRFPVEHNLSLTQFDGKLLDDASAYKRMVGALIYLTITRPDLTYVVHILSQFMDKPRQPYLEAAHKVLKYIKQTPGQGILLPSTGSLQLRAFCDADWAHCKDIRRSITGYCILLGQAPVSWKTKKQTTVSHSSAEAEYRSMATTCCEVTWLKNILKDLGVNHTQPVTLFCDNQAAIHIA is encoded by the exons ATGGACTCCCTCTCCAAAACTTTACCCACCGGCCCACCTCCACCTACCGGCCCACCTGACCACACTTTACTCACCACACCCACTGCAGACCTCACCGATCTGCCCTATCCCTCCCGTGCAATCGCTCCTTCCCCAAACCCATCTCCTTCCCCACTAACCCGCACCTTCACCACTTCTGTCACCTACACCTACCACCCCAGCTCCGCGCCGCGGCGGTCGCTCCACCCGGCCGTCTGCCTATTTGGAGGACTTTCAACTCGAG GCAACTTCCTGGTGTTGcttgtatatgttgatgacgTCATATTGGCACGGAACAATTTGGAGGATATAGGGAACACGAAATTATTCTTAGCCAACCAATTCAAGCTTAAGGATTTGGGGCAACTGAAGTATTTCCTCGGCATCGAAGTTGCCAGGTCACAGCATGGAATTAGTTTGTTGCAACGTAAGTATGCCTTGGAAATTTTGGATGATGCTGGATTTTTAGGTGTCAAACCTTCTCGGTTCCCTGTGGAACACAATTTATCACTCACACAGTTCGATGGAAAGTTATTAGATGATGCTTCGGCATACAAAAGAATGGTTGGGgcgttgatatatttgaccATAACTAGGCCGGACCTGACTTATGTCGTACATATACTGAGCCAGTTCATGGACAAGCCACGACAACCGTACCTGGAAGCAGCCCATAAAGTGCTTAAGTACATTAAGCAAACACCAGGTCAAGGTATCTTGCTACCATCTACAGGGTCACTCCAATTGCGGGCATtctgtgatgctgattgggcacaTTGTAAAGACATAAGGAGATCAATCACGGGATACTGCATTTTACTCGGGCAAGCACCGGTCTCTTGGAAGACTAAGAAACAAACAACAGTATCGCATTCAAGTGCGGAAGCCGAGTATCGTTCCATGGCTACCACTTGCTGCGAAGTCACATGGTTGAAGAatattttgaaggatttgggaGTTAATCACACACAGCCAGTAACCTTGTTTTGTGACAATCAGGCGGCTATACACATAGCATAG